The Streptomyces sp. NBC_01268 genome window below encodes:
- a CDS encoding TetR/AcrR family transcriptional regulator: MTEPSPRRRGRPSRTSADSAPGARERILEAARTQFAERGYDKTSVRGIAKEAGVDPALVHHYFGTKDEVFAAAIEVSFEPATAIPLIVGGPREAIGERLARFFLSVWENPATRAPLLAVVRSALTHEAAAKVLRGFVLRRLLERIAADLDVPDPKLRAELAASHMIGIAILRYVIQVEPLASADPEEIVAQVAPTLQRYLTQA, from the coding sequence GTGACCGAGCCGTCGCCCCGGCGGCGCGGCCGCCCGTCCCGTACCTCCGCCGACTCCGCGCCGGGCGCGCGCGAGCGGATCCTGGAAGCGGCACGGACCCAGTTCGCCGAGCGCGGCTACGACAAGACCTCGGTGCGCGGGATCGCCAAGGAGGCGGGGGTCGATCCGGCGCTCGTGCACCACTACTTCGGTACGAAGGACGAGGTCTTCGCGGCGGCGATCGAGGTCTCCTTCGAGCCGGCGACGGCGATCCCGCTGATCGTCGGCGGCCCGCGCGAGGCGATCGGCGAGCGGCTCGCCCGCTTCTTCCTCTCGGTGTGGGAGAACCCGGCGACCCGCGCCCCGCTGCTCGCCGTAGTGCGCTCCGCGCTGACCCACGAGGCCGCGGCGAAGGTGCTGCGCGGCTTCGTGCTGCGGCGGCTCCTGGAGCGGATCGCCGCCGACCTGGACGTGCCGGACCCGAAGCTGCGGGCGGAGCTGGCGGCCTCGCACATGATCGGGATCGCGATCCTGCGGTACGTGATCCAGGTCGAGCCGCTGGCCTCGGCGGACCCGGAGGAGATCGTGGCCCAGGTGGCCCCGACGCTCCAGCGCTATCTGACGCAGGCGTGA
- the ilvD gene encoding dihydroxy-acid dehydratase produces the protein MPELRSRTVTHGRNMAGARALMRASGVPGADIGRKPIIAVANSFTEFVPGHTHLQPVGRIVSEAITAAGGIAREFNTIAVDDGIAMGHGGMLYSLPSRDLIADSVEYMVEAHCADALICISNCDKITPGMLMAALRLNIPTVFVSGGPMESGRATLVDGTVRTLDLVDAISEAVNDKVSDEDILRIEENACPTCGSCSGMFTANSMNCLTEAIGLSLPGNGSVLATHTARRALYENAARTVVDITRRYYDEDDASVLPRNIATRAAFGNAMALDIAMGGSTNTILHLLAAAQEAELEYGLSDMNEVSRRVPCLAKVAPNVAPGGTYYMEDVHRAGGIPAILGELYRAGLLDEDVHSVHSRSIKEWLDTWDVRGGSASEEAVELFHAAPGCVRSAEAFSQSERWDTLDLDAAAGCIRDAAHAYSKDGGLAVLRGNIAVDGCVVKTAGVDESIWTFEGPAVVCESQEEAVEKILNKQVKDGDVVVIRYEGPKGGPGMQEMLYPTSFLKGRGLGKTCALVTDGRFSGGTSGLSIGHASPEAASGGTIALVEDGDRIRIDIPGRSIDLLVDEATLAARREAMNGVYAPKNRERKVTAALRAYAAMATSADKGAVRDVSKLG, from the coding sequence ATGCCCGAGCTGAGGTCCCGCACAGTCACCCACGGACGCAACATGGCGGGCGCCCGCGCCCTTATGCGCGCCTCCGGTGTACCGGGCGCCGACATCGGCCGGAAGCCGATCATCGCCGTGGCCAACTCGTTCACCGAGTTCGTCCCCGGCCACACCCACCTCCAGCCGGTCGGCCGGATCGTCTCCGAAGCCATCACCGCCGCCGGTGGCATCGCCCGCGAGTTCAACACGATCGCCGTCGACGACGGCATCGCCATGGGCCACGGCGGCATGCTCTACAGCCTGCCCTCCCGCGACCTGATCGCCGACAGCGTGGAGTACATGGTCGAGGCGCACTGCGCCGACGCCCTGATCTGCATCTCCAACTGCGACAAGATCACCCCGGGCATGCTGATGGCCGCCCTGCGCCTCAACATCCCGACGGTCTTCGTCTCCGGCGGCCCCATGGAGTCCGGCCGGGCCACCCTCGTGGACGGCACGGTCCGCACCCTCGACCTGGTCGACGCGATCTCCGAGGCCGTCAACGACAAGGTCTCCGACGAGGACATCCTCCGCATCGAGGAGAACGCCTGCCCGACCTGCGGGTCCTGTTCCGGCATGTTCACCGCCAACTCGATGAACTGCCTGACCGAGGCCATCGGCCTCTCCCTCCCCGGCAACGGCTCCGTCCTCGCCACCCACACCGCCCGCCGCGCCCTCTACGAGAACGCGGCCCGCACGGTCGTCGACATCACCCGTCGCTACTACGACGAGGACGACGCGTCGGTCCTTCCGCGCAACATCGCCACCCGCGCGGCCTTCGGGAACGCCATGGCCCTCGACATCGCCATGGGCGGCTCCACCAACACGATCCTGCACCTGCTCGCCGCCGCCCAGGAGGCCGAGCTGGAGTACGGCCTGAGCGACATGAACGAGGTCTCGCGCCGGGTGCCCTGCCTGGCCAAGGTCGCCCCGAACGTCGCCCCGGGCGGCACGTACTACATGGAGGACGTGCACCGCGCCGGCGGCATCCCCGCGATCCTGGGCGAGCTGTACCGCGCCGGGCTGCTCGACGAGGACGTCCACTCGGTCCACTCCCGCTCCATCAAGGAGTGGCTGGACACCTGGGACGTCCGCGGCGGCTCCGCCTCCGAGGAGGCCGTCGAGCTGTTCCACGCGGCCCCCGGCTGCGTGCGCTCCGCCGAGGCCTTCTCGCAGTCCGAGCGCTGGGACACCCTCGACCTGGACGCGGCCGCCGGCTGCATCCGCGACGCGGCCCACGCGTACTCGAAGGACGGCGGCCTGGCCGTGCTGCGCGGCAACATCGCCGTCGACGGCTGCGTCGTGAAGACGGCCGGCGTCGACGAGTCGATCTGGACCTTCGAGGGCCCGGCGGTCGTCTGCGAGTCGCAGGAGGAGGCCGTCGAGAAGATCCTCAACAAGCAGGTCAAGGACGGCGACGTCGTCGTCATCCGCTACGAGGGCCCCAAGGGCGGCCCCGGCATGCAGGAGATGCTCTACCCGACCTCCTTCCTCAAGGGCCGCGGCCTGGGCAAGACCTGCGCCCTGGTGACGGACGGGCGCTTCTCCGGCGGCACCTCGGGCCTGTCCATCGGCCACGCCTCCCCGGAGGCGGCCTCGGGCGGCACGATCGCCCTCGTCGAGGACGGCGACCGGATCCGCATCGACATCCCGGGCCGCTCGATCGACCTGCTCGTCGACGAGGCCACGCTGGCCGCCCGCCGCGAGGCGATGAACGGCGTGTACGCGCCGAAGAACCGCGAGCGCAAGGTCACGGCGGCGCTGCGGGCGTACGCGGCGATGGCGACGAGCGCGGACAAGGGCGCGGTCCGGGACGTGTCGAAGCTGGGCTGA
- a CDS encoding serine/threonine-protein kinase, translated as MPPLRSTGADREAEGPEYAGEYRLQACLGAGGMGVVHLATSASGLRLAVKVVHAQYAEDPEFRARFRQEVAAARRVSGAFTAPVVDADPDAVRPWMATLYVPGPTLADQVKRSGPLSPAELRRLTAGLAEALRDIHRAGVVHRDLKPSNVLLTDTGPKVIDFGISRPVDSDLHTETGKLIGSPPFMAPEQFQRPREVGPAADVFALGSVLVHAATGHGPFDSDSPYIVAYQVVHDEPDLTGVPEELAPLVARCLAKDPAERPSPAEVMTALKPPSYDATAFIPAQRRAVAAPPLPSGPAPSWDAATPVRVPAPPRRRRRRLPVALGAALLLAAGGTVAALSQGEPAAPRHPAEAAQAFDGWQTVLWKGADPSAPSCTHSAGALYCAGRGVAAARLDPATGKVAWSRPGPADMIGPRAPAPLVGGPLAAATATGELRTYAPGDGTPGWHRKAAARPERFTAAGDALVLSDGSPTLRGLDGASGRELWHRTLPGHSFPVPGPYDAATGLLTVSETLTDGGHTRVSVVRPRTGEVVWQKRLTGVLTPVGTAPGGTVVLLSTDRAGRTDALVRYEPAHQAVRRVPLEYVFNEPFLVLHGDVAYLLTPAGRLTAVDTSAARGRVLWELETGTSNVSPPVVDADGRRLYLSSSDGRLLAVDTVRGALLGTTGPRLRNGRLTYAPSVPAPVPVGGRVFGTAPDGSVFAVDAKDPGAW; from the coding sequence ATGCCGCCGTTGCGCAGTACCGGTGCGGACCGGGAAGCGGAAGGTCCCGAGTACGCGGGCGAGTACCGGCTCCAGGCCTGTCTCGGCGCCGGTGGCATGGGCGTGGTCCATCTCGCCACCTCCGCCTCCGGGCTGCGGCTCGCGGTCAAGGTGGTGCACGCACAGTACGCGGAGGACCCCGAGTTCAGGGCGCGTTTCCGCCAGGAGGTCGCCGCCGCGCGGCGGGTCAGCGGCGCGTTCACCGCGCCCGTCGTGGACGCCGACCCCGACGCCGTGCGCCCCTGGATGGCGACCCTCTACGTGCCCGGGCCCACGCTCGCCGACCAGGTGAAGCGGAGCGGCCCGCTGTCCCCCGCCGAGCTGCGGCGCCTGACGGCCGGGCTCGCCGAGGCGCTGCGCGACATCCACCGGGCCGGGGTGGTGCACCGGGACCTGAAGCCGAGCAACGTCCTGCTCACCGACACCGGGCCCAAGGTCATCGACTTCGGGATCTCGCGGCCGGTCGACAGCGATCTGCACACCGAGACCGGGAAGCTGATCGGCTCGCCGCCGTTCATGGCGCCCGAGCAGTTCCAGCGTCCCCGGGAGGTCGGACCCGCCGCGGACGTCTTCGCCCTCGGCTCGGTGCTCGTGCACGCGGCGACCGGACACGGGCCGTTCGACTCGGACAGCCCGTACATCGTGGCGTACCAGGTCGTCCACGACGAGCCCGACCTGACCGGCGTCCCCGAGGAGCTCGCGCCGCTGGTGGCCCGCTGCCTCGCCAAGGACCCGGCCGAGCGGCCCAGCCCCGCCGAGGTCATGACGGCGCTCAAGCCCCCCTCGTACGACGCCACCGCCTTCATACCGGCCCAGCGCCGCGCCGTCGCCGCACCACCCCTGCCGTCCGGCCCGGCCCCCTCCTGGGACGCCGCGACACCCGTACGGGTCCCCGCTCCCCCGCGCCGCCGGCGCAGGCGACTGCCGGTCGCCCTCGGGGCCGCCCTGCTGCTCGCCGCGGGCGGCACCGTCGCCGCGCTGTCGCAGGGCGAACCGGCCGCGCCCCGGCACCCGGCCGAGGCCGCCCAGGCCTTCGACGGCTGGCAGACCGTCCTGTGGAAGGGCGCCGACCCCTCCGCGCCGTCCTGCACCCACAGCGCCGGCGCCCTGTACTGCGCGGGCCGCGGGGTCGCCGCCGCCCGGCTCGACCCCGCCACCGGCAAGGTCGCCTGGTCGCGGCCCGGCCCGGCCGACATGATCGGCCCGCGGGCCCCGGCACCGCTCGTCGGCGGCCCGCTCGCCGCCGCCACCGCCACCGGCGAACTGCGCACCTACGCGCCCGGCGACGGCACCCCGGGCTGGCACCGCAAGGCCGCCGCCCGCCCCGAACGGTTCACCGCGGCCGGCGACGCCCTGGTGCTCTCCGACGGCAGCCCCACCCTGCGCGGCCTCGACGGCGCCTCCGGACGGGAGCTGTGGCACCGCACCCTGCCCGGCCACAGCTTCCCCGTACCGGGTCCGTACGACGCCGCCACCGGTCTGCTCACCGTCTCCGAGACGCTCACCGACGGCGGCCACACCCGCGTCAGCGTCGTCCGGCCGCGCACCGGCGAGGTCGTCTGGCAGAAGCGGCTGACCGGCGTGCTCACCCCGGTCGGCACCGCCCCCGGCGGCACCGTCGTCCTGCTCTCCACCGACCGGGCCGGGCGCACCGACGCCCTGGTCCGCTACGAACCCGCCCACCAGGCCGTACGGCGGGTGCCCCTGGAGTACGTCTTCAACGAGCCGTTCCTCGTCCTGCACGGCGACGTCGCCTACCTGCTGACCCCCGCCGGGCGGCTCACCGCCGTCGACACCTCCGCCGCGCGCGGGCGGGTGCTGTGGGAGCTGGAGACGGGCACCTCCAACGTCTCCCCGCCCGTCGTCGACGCCGACGGACGCCGGCTGTACCTGTCCTCGTCCGACGGGCGGCTGCTCGCCGTCGACACCGTGCGCGGCGCGCTGCTCGGCACGACCGGGCCCCGGCTGCGGAACGGGCGGCTCACCTACGCGCCGTCCGTCCCGGCGCCGGTCCCCGTCGGCGGCCGGGTCTTCGGGACGGCGCCCGACGGGTCGGTCTTCGCGGTCGACGCGAAGGACCCGGGCGCGTGGTGA